In a single window of the Sulfurimonas sp. hsl 1-7 genome:
- a CDS encoding sugar phosphate isomerase/epimerase family protein produces the protein MQLKNFKTLWGFEGDFEIACIQAKEAGFEGIEGQAPKELEEQLYWRECLDKYELDFIGEIVTGGDYVPARHHTVQEHINDVEVGIKNSLKLSASFVTCIGGCDAWSEEESIEFFQRAMEVAQSYGVKICFETHRSRCLFTPWTTRRIVQELPYIKLTLDMSHWCVVCERLMDTELDTIKAIASNVYHIHARVGYDQGPQVPHPRAPEYEAALLSHQRIWELIWSVQKEKGMQNSTMTPEFGPDGYLHTLPFTNVPVADLWEINCWMAETEKSHFYDYFKREGAL, from the coding sequence ATGCAACTAAAAAATTTTAAAACTCTGTGGGGCTTTGAAGGCGATTTTGAGATTGCTTGTATTCAGGCCAAAGAAGCAGGTTTTGAAGGGATTGAAGGGCAGGCTCCCAAAGAGTTGGAAGAGCAGCTTTATTGGAGGGAGTGCCTAGATAAGTATGAACTTGATTTTATCGGCGAAATTGTAACAGGAGGAGATTATGTCCCCGCACGCCATCATACAGTGCAAGAGCATATAAATGATGTTGAAGTCGGAATCAAGAACTCTTTGAAACTCTCTGCAAGTTTTGTAACATGTATCGGCGGGTGTGATGCATGGAGTGAAGAGGAAAGTATAGAGTTTTTTCAAAGAGCAATGGAAGTTGCACAAAGTTACGGTGTAAAGATATGTTTTGAAACACATCGAAGCCGTTGCTTATTTACCCCTTGGACTACAAGACGTATAGTACAAGAACTTCCATATATAAAACTAACACTCGATATGAGTCACTGGTGTGTCGTATGTGAGCGTTTAATGGATACGGAATTAGATACTATAAAAGCAATTGCTTCTAATGTGTATCATATTCATGCACGTGTCGGTTACGATCAGGGACCGCAAGTACCTCATCCAAGGGCACCTGAGTATGAGGCAGCTTTACTTTCTCATCAAAGGATTTGGGAACTTATCTGGAGTGTACAAAAAGAAAAAGGGATGCAAAACTCAACCATGACACCTGAGTTTGGACCTGATGGATATCTGCATACACTCCCTTTTACCAACGTCCCTGTTGCTGACCTATGGGAGATAAACTGTTGGATGGCAGAAACAGAGAAAAGTCATTTTTACGATTATTTTAAAAGAGAAGGTGCATTATGA
- the atzF gene encoding allophanate hydrolase translates to MNITNLKKSYIDKTLTPRDLMVQIKERIEKHSTNPIWMHILSEDELEPYLKRLESCEPSSLPLYGIPFSIKDNIDLEGVPTTAGCLDYSYVPEKSAFVVEALIEAGAIPVGKTALDQFATGLVGTRSPIGACQNSIDPKYISGGSSSGSAVSVALEMAAFSLGTDTAGSGRVPAAFNNLVGLKPSKGVLSTSGLVPACRSLDCISIFANTTEDAQKVFDVAASFDESDPYSRKMPEIQKSIPSSFCFAIPKAEQLKFFGDTQAEELFYAAVKKFEEMGGTAVESDFSPMLEAANLLYYGPWVAERYVAVKDMIENKPESFIEVTRTIIESGKTKTAEDYFNAEYKLKAFRRQADMVMNDVDFALTPTTGTIYTIEEVNADPIQLNTNLGYYTNFMNLLDFSAYAVPAGFRDNGMPFGITMFAEAFEDRKLLQMGENYMQRESDV, encoded by the coding sequence ATGAATATTACAAATTTAAAAAAATCATATATAGATAAAACACTTACGCCTAGAGATTTGATGGTACAAATAAAAGAACGTATAGAAAAGCACAGCACCAATCCAATCTGGATGCATATCTTGAGCGAGGATGAGCTTGAACCTTATTTGAAAAGACTTGAATCATGTGAGCCGTCATCTTTGCCTCTTTACGGCATCCCTTTTTCTATCAAAGACAACATCGACTTAGAAGGTGTGCCAACAACGGCGGGTTGTTTAGATTATAGTTATGTACCTGAGAAGTCTGCTTTTGTCGTGGAAGCGCTTATTGAAGCGGGTGCTATCCCTGTGGGAAAAACAGCACTAGATCAGTTTGCTACGGGACTTGTGGGGACACGCTCACCCATCGGGGCTTGTCAAAACAGTATAGACCCTAAGTATATCTCGGGCGGTTCAAGTTCGGGAAGTGCAGTGAGTGTCGCTTTAGAAATGGCAGCATTTTCACTCGGAACAGATACTGCAGGTTCGGGTCGCGTTCCTGCAGCTTTTAATAATCTTGTTGGACTCAAACCTTCTAAAGGAGTTCTCAGTACATCAGGTTTAGTACCTGCTTGTAGAAGCCTTGACTGTATCTCGATCTTTGCTAACACTACCGAAGATGCACAAAAGGTTTTTGACGTGGCGGCATCTTTTGACGAGAGCGATCCTTATAGCCGTAAAATGCCAGAGATCCAAAAAAGCATCCCATCTAGTTTTTGTTTTGCTATTCCAAAAGCAGAGCAGTTAAAGTTCTTCGGTGACACTCAAGCTGAGGAGCTGTTTTATGCAGCAGTTAAAAAATTTGAAGAGATGGGTGGAACTGCGGTTGAGAGTGATTTTTCACCTATGCTTGAAGCGGCAAATCTGCTTTACTACGGTCCATGGGTGGCAGAGCGCTACGTAGCGGTAAAGGATATGATCGAAAACAAGCCTGAGAGCTTTATAGAAGTAACTAGGACGATCATAGAATCGGGAAAAACGAAAACGGCAGAGGATTATTTTAATGCCGAATATAAACTCAAAGCTTTTAGACGCCAGGCGGATATGGTGATGAATGATGTTGATTTTGCACTTACTCCGACGACGGGTACTATCTATACGATCGAGGAAGTAAATGCCGATCCGATTCAGCTCAATACAAACCTCGGGTACTACACTAACTTTATGAATCTGCTTGACTTCTCAGCGTATGCAGTCCCTGCAGGTTTTAGAGATAATGGAATGCCGTTTGGTATTACGATGTTCGCAGAAGCTTTTGAAGACAGAAAACTGTTACAAATGGGAGAAAACTATATGCAAAGGGAGAGTGATGTCTAA
- a CDS encoding N-acyl homoserine lactonase family protein, with protein sequence MTQVKKFWPILTGTHRYEKTLSTRGHGQGVIIDAPILAYLIETSNGRILYDIGCDYNKIVDEQKRKKFYEHEGFPFGPPQMTEEQRLPNRLSELGLAKEDVDVVFCGHLHFDHAGGVCEMCHAEVHVHKKELEAARALADEAYFAEDLDCPINWRVYDKEYDLIEGVRAIETPGHTAGHMSMLIELPKGKPILLAGDAADLSENLEYEIAPGLCWQDNEAMAIESIRKLKDLSYRTGAEIWPNHDMKYFESKNCFPKFLS encoded by the coding sequence ATGACACAAGTAAAAAAGTTTTGGCCGATACTCACAGGTACTCATCGTTACGAGAAAACACTCTCTACTCGCGGACACGGTCAAGGTGTAATCATTGATGCACCGATATTGGCATATCTGATAGAGACATCAAATGGGCGTATTCTTTACGACATAGGATGCGATTACAATAAGATCGTAGACGAGCAAAAACGCAAAAAGTTTTATGAACATGAAGGGTTTCCGTTTGGACCGCCACAGATGACTGAAGAACAGCGTCTGCCAAACAGACTCTCTGAGCTTGGTCTTGCTAAAGAGGATGTAGATGTAGTATTTTGCGGACATTTACATTTTGACCATGCAGGTGGAGTTTGTGAGATGTGTCATGCAGAGGTGCATGTGCATAAAAAAGAACTAGAAGCTGCGAGAGCTTTAGCTGATGAAGCATATTTTGCAGAAGATTTGGACTGTCCGATTAACTGGAGAGTTTACGATAAAGAGTATGACCTTATTGAAGGTGTCCGTGCGATAGAGACACCGGGACATACGGCAGGGCATATGTCGATGCTTATAGAGTTGCCAAAAGGAAAACCTATTTTGCTTGCAGGCGATGCGGCAGATTTAAGTGAGAATCTAGAATATGAGATAGCTCCAGGACTCTGCTGGCAGGATAATGAGGCGATGGCGATAGAGAGCATCCGAAAACTTAAAGATCTTTCATATCGAACGGGTGCAGAGATTTGGCCCAATCATGATATGAAATATTTTGAGTCTAAAAACTGTTTTCCAAAGTTTTTATCATAA
- a CDS encoding urea amidolyase associated protein UAAP2 produces the protein MAKDISKAIYNEKIAAGVPWSYVVKKGQTLRIVDLEGCQAVDTLFYNANDHEERYSATDTVREQGSIFVTTGTKLISSDDNVMMEITEDTCGNHDTLGGHCSAESNTVRFGHDKKYMHSCRDNYLYEIGELEMDPRDLTNNINFFMNVPVEENGHLAIVDGISKPGDYVEMKAEMDTLVLVSNCPQLNNPCNAYNPTPIQMIVWDD, from the coding sequence ATGGCAAAAGATATTTCAAAAGCAATTTATAATGAAAAAATAGCGGCAGGTGTGCCTTGGTCTTATGTTGTGAAAAAAGGTCAGACGCTTCGTATTGTCGATCTTGAAGGGTGTCAGGCTGTAGATACGCTTTTTTATAATGCAAACGATCATGAAGAGCGTTACTCTGCTACCGATACGGTAAGAGAACAAGGGAGTATCTTTGTTACAACAGGGACTAAACTTATCTCAAGTGACGATAACGTTATGATGGAGATCACTGAAGACACGTGTGGAAATCACGATACTTTAGGCGGTCATTGTAGTGCTGAGAGTAATACGGTACGTTTCGGTCATGACAAAAAGTATATGCACAGTTGTAGAGACAACTATCTTTACGAGATAGGTGAGTTGGAGATGGATCCGCGTGATCTTACAAACAACATCAACTTCTTTATGAACGTGCCTGTTGAAGAAAACGGTCACTTGGCAATTGTTGACGGTATTTCAAAACCGGGTGATTATGTAGAGATGAAAGCGGAGATGGATACATTGGTACTGGTTTCAAACTGTCCTCAGTTAAACAATCCATGTAATGCCTATAATCCGACACCTATTCAGATGATTGTTTGGGACGACTAG
- a CDS encoding DMT family transporter, translating into MKAHLPVLVLLGASVLWGLTWLPLKSINEMGIDGIGLIFLAYGMLAFVLTPLLVKQFKVWREHKKMMLLIAFFGGGANLAFTYALINGEVIRVMVLFYLLPVWGVAGGRLFLKEEIDRWRYLGAFLAISGAFLILGGFEVFNTSPSWIDLIALISGLFFALNNLMFRAAQAVPVSSKIGSMFFGCFAMAGIFLLAGVEQLPSGVSENAWLLLVGYALFWLLVANIGSQWGVTHMEAGRSSIIIILELITAVISATLIAGETMSAVEWMGGALIMTAAFIEAFRTKDDDKPLTTID; encoded by the coding sequence ATGAAAGCACATTTACCTGTTTTAGTTTTGCTTGGAGCTTCCGTACTCTGGGGACTCACTTGGCTTCCTCTAAAGAGTATCAATGAGATGGGGATTGACGGGATCGGGCTGATATTTTTAGCTTACGGTATGTTGGCTTTTGTTTTGACTCCGCTGTTGGTGAAACAGTTTAAAGTGTGGAGAGAGCATAAAAAGATGATGTTGCTTATCGCCTTTTTCGGCGGTGGGGCAAATCTTGCCTTTACCTATGCGCTTATAAACGGTGAAGTGATCCGTGTTATGGTGCTTTTTTATTTACTTCCTGTATGGGGAGTTGCAGGGGGTCGTCTCTTTTTAAAAGAGGAAATAGACCGTTGGCGTTATTTAGGTGCATTTTTGGCAATCAGTGGTGCTTTTTTAATTCTTGGAGGTTTTGAAGTATTTAACACTTCACCTTCATGGATTGATCTAATAGCATTAATATCGGGCTTATTCTTTGCACTAAACAATTTAATGTTCCGTGCAGCCCAAGCTGTCCCTGTCAGTTCAAAGATAGGGAGTATGTTTTTTGGTTGTTTTGCCATGGCGGGAATTTTTTTACTCGCAGGAGTTGAACAATTACCAAGCGGAGTAAGTGAGAATGCTTGGCTGCTGCTTGTTGGATACGCTCTGTTTTGGCTTCTTGTGGCAAATATCGGCTCACAGTGGGGAGTTACCCATATGGAAGCGGGGCGCTCGTCAATTATAATTATTTTAGAACTTATAACTGCCGTTATCTCTGCAACGTTGATTGCAGGTGAGACTATGTCGGCTGTTGAATGGATGGGCGGTGCACTTATTATGACAGCGGCCTTTATAGAAGCATTTCGTACTAAAGATGACGATAAACCGTTAACAACGATCGATTAA
- a CDS encoding allophanate hydrolase-related protein: protein MSKTIKIAVCGAHMSGLPLNHQLTELDAKLEKKTTTAKGYRLFNVPEKVPPRPGMVRDETSDASLELEVWEMPLENFGAFMIQIASPLCIGTVFLEDGSSVYGFLCENNAILEAEEITQFGGWIKYISK from the coding sequence ATGTCTAAAACAATTAAAATAGCAGTTTGCGGCGCACATATGAGCGGGCTACCGCTTAATCATCAACTAACTGAACTAGATGCTAAACTTGAGAAAAAGACAACTACAGCTAAAGGGTACAGACTTTTTAACGTACCTGAGAAAGTACCGCCACGTCCGGGAATGGTTCGTGATGAGACAAGCGATGCATCTTTAGAGCTTGAAGTATGGGAGATGCCACTGGAGAACTTCGGGGCATTTATGATCCAGATCGCATCACCGCTTTGTATAGGGACGGTATTTTTGGAAGATGGAAGCAGTGTTTACGGTTTCTTGTGTGAAAATAATGCTATTTTAGAAGCTGAAGAGATAACACAATTTGGTGGATGGATAAAATACATCTCTAAGTAG
- the uca gene encoding urea carboxylase, with protein sequence MFTKVLIANRGEIACRVIRTLSKMGIKSVVVYTAADADSLHVSLADEAYFIGQGIASESYLDTNKILEIAKSSGAEAIHPGYGFLSENAAFAQECEAAGISFIGPRTEHMEKFGLKHTARALAEENNVPLLPGSSILADLEEAKKEAKRIVYPVMLKSTAGGGGIGMQLCYDEEELCGAYESVKRLSENNFSDGGMFLEKYVASARHIEVQVFGDGKGFVAALGDRDCSVQRRNQKVIEETPAPGLSDETRESLYKAAVDLTSSVNYLSAGTVEFVYDTTTDEFYFLEVNTRLQVEHGITEEVTGVDLVEWMIIQAYGENPALYEYKHAPKGHSIQVRVYAEDPFKNFQPSSGVLTNVKFAEGIRCDTFIETGLNVSAFYDPMIAKLIIKAQDRAEALVKIANAIDNTEVDGIETNLRYLGAIVKSEVFKNAKQTTKYLNSFEFSTTSIDVLRPGTQTTVQDFPGRTGFWDIGVPPSGPFDNFSFRYANRIVGNDEAAAGLEIAIAGPTLRFNADSVIALCGAQIDAYLDGEAIEMNEAVNIKAGSTLKLKKVEVQGFRTYLAVRGGFDVPEYLGSRSTFTLGQFGGHAGRTLISGDVLHIGSLTKGEAVEKAVIPHQNFTNSWEIGVLYGPHGAPDFFTDNDIKTFFETEWEIHYNSNRTGIRLIGPKPEWARTSGGEAGLHPSNIHDNAYAIGAVDFTGDMPVILGPDGPSLGGFVCPVTIINAELWKMGQLRAGDRVKFVPVEHETAAEMIKAQDDAIAELKTYDETGFLTPKPIGSPILYSDDGEKELPAIVVRQSGDSNLLVEYGEMELDISLRFRVHVLMEALKEANIEGVTDITPGIRSLQIHFEPRVCDRSELIERLKEIELTLPSIDDIEVPARIVHLPLSWDDESTRIAIDKYMRTVRPDAPWCPSNIEFIRRINGLESIDEVKKIVFDANYLVMGLGDVYLGAPVATPLDPRHRLVTTKYNPARTWTPENAVGIGGAYMCVYGMEGPGGYQFVGRTVQMWNRYRQTQDFTGGKPWLLRFFDQIKFYEVSADELHQMREDFPRGRFNLKIEETTFSLKKYKEFLEENDDSIQTFKTTQQDAFEEERQMWERTGLANFTTESADVEKQTMEHIEIAENAEAVESPIQGSLWKVMCKLGDVVEEGEVLAIAESMKMEVDIEAPEHGKITQVLCHEGENIKAGKMLFVIEPL encoded by the coding sequence ATGTTTACAAAAGTATTAATTGCAAATCGTGGAGAGATAGCTTGTCGTGTTATACGCACTCTTTCAAAAATGGGGATCAAGTCGGTTGTTGTTTATACGGCGGCAGATGCAGATTCACTCCATGTAAGTTTAGCTGACGAGGCGTATTTTATCGGTCAGGGTATTGCAAGCGAGAGCTATTTAGATACTAATAAAATTCTTGAAATTGCTAAGTCAAGCGGTGCAGAAGCAATTCATCCCGGATATGGATTTTTAAGTGAAAATGCAGCGTTTGCACAGGAGTGTGAAGCAGCAGGAATTAGTTTTATCGGACCGCGTACAGAGCATATGGAAAAGTTCGGTCTAAAGCATACTGCCCGTGCACTTGCTGAAGAAAATAACGTTCCTCTTCTTCCAGGTTCTTCTATCCTTGCAGACCTTGAAGAAGCGAAAAAAGAAGCAAAGCGTATCGTGTATCCTGTAATGTTAAAAAGTACTGCAGGCGGCGGCGGTATCGGTATGCAGCTATGTTATGATGAAGAGGAGTTATGCGGTGCATACGAATCGGTGAAACGTCTGAGTGAAAACAATTTCTCTGACGGTGGGATGTTCTTAGAAAAATATGTAGCTTCAGCTCGTCATATCGAAGTTCAGGTATTTGGAGACGGAAAAGGTTTTGTAGCAGCTCTTGGTGACAGGGACTGTTCTGTACAGCGTCGTAATCAAAAAGTGATCGAAGAGACTCCTGCACCAGGCTTATCTGATGAGACAAGAGAATCACTTTATAAAGCAGCCGTAGATTTAACATCATCTGTTAATTACCTTTCTGCGGGAACGGTTGAATTTGTTTACGATACGACAACGGATGAGTTTTATTTTCTTGAGGTAAATACACGTCTGCAGGTTGAGCACGGTATTACAGAAGAGGTAACGGGAGTTGACCTTGTAGAGTGGATGATTATTCAGGCATATGGTGAGAATCCTGCATTATATGAGTATAAACATGCACCTAAGGGACACTCTATTCAGGTACGTGTATATGCAGAAGATCCGTTTAAAAACTTCCAGCCGAGTTCTGGAGTACTGACAAACGTAAAGTTTGCAGAGGGGATTAGATGTGATACATTTATCGAAACAGGTTTAAATGTATCTGCGTTTTACGATCCTATGATCGCAAAACTAATTATCAAAGCACAAGACCGCGCGGAAGCACTTGTAAAAATAGCTAATGCAATCGATAATACTGAAGTAGACGGGATTGAAACAAACCTTCGTTATCTAGGGGCAATCGTAAAATCGGAAGTGTTTAAAAATGCAAAACAGACAACAAAATATCTAAACAGTTTCGAGTTTAGCACAACTAGTATAGATGTTCTTCGTCCGGGTACGCAGACAACTGTACAGGATTTCCCTGGACGTACAGGTTTTTGGGATATCGGTGTACCGCCTTCAGGTCCGTTTGATAACTTTAGTTTCCGTTATGCAAACAGAATTGTCGGAAATGATGAAGCAGCAGCTGGACTTGAGATCGCTATTGCAGGTCCTACTCTTCGTTTTAATGCAGATAGCGTTATTGCCTTATGTGGTGCGCAGATCGATGCTTACCTAGATGGTGAAGCAATCGAGATGAATGAAGCTGTAAACATTAAAGCAGGCAGTACATTAAAACTGAAAAAAGTAGAAGTACAAGGTTTTAGAACATACTTGGCTGTACGCGGTGGTTTTGACGTACCTGAGTATCTTGGAAGCCGCTCAACGTTTACACTTGGACAATTTGGCGGTCATGCAGGACGTACGCTGATTTCTGGTGATGTTCTTCATATCGGTAGTCTTACAAAAGGGGAAGCAGTAGAGAAGGCTGTAATCCCACATCAAAACTTTACAAACAGTTGGGAGATAGGTGTACTTTACGGACCTCACGGAGCTCCTGACTTTTTTACAGACAACGACATCAAAACTTTCTTTGAGACGGAATGGGAGATCCATTACAACTCAAACAGAACGGGTATCCGTTTAATCGGACCAAAACCTGAGTGGGCGAGAACTTCAGGGGGTGAAGCAGGACTTCACCCATCAAACATTCATGACAATGCTTATGCGATAGGTGCTGTAGATTTTACGGGAGATATGCCTGTAATTCTTGGACCTGACGGACCTAGTTTAGGTGGTTTTGTATGTCCTGTAACTATCATTAATGCAGAGTTATGGAAAATGGGTCAGCTTCGTGCGGGTGACAGAGTAAAATTTGTTCCTGTAGAACATGAGACTGCTGCTGAGATGATCAAAGCTCAGGATGATGCAATTGCAGAGCTGAAAACTTATGATGAAACAGGTTTTCTTACACCAAAACCGATTGGTTCACCAATCCTGTACAGTGATGATGGGGAGAAAGAGCTTCCGGCTATCGTTGTACGTCAATCAGGTGACAGTAACCTATTAGTTGAGTATGGGGAGATGGAGCTAGACATTAGTTTACGTTTCCGCGTACATGTACTTATGGAGGCATTAAAAGAGGCAAATATCGAAGGCGTTACAGATATTACACCGGGTATCCGCTCTTTACAGATCCATTTTGAACCGAGAGTGTGTGATCGCAGTGAACTTATTGAGAGACTAAAAGAGATCGAGTTGACACTTCCTTCTATTGATGATATCGAAGTGCCTGCTCGTATTGTCCATCTTCCGTTATCTTGGGATGATGAGTCTACTCGTATAGCGATTGATAAATATATGAGAACTGTACGTCCGGATGCACCATGGTGTCCAAGTAACATTGAGTTTATCAGACGTATTAACGGTTTAGAGAGCATAGATGAAGTTAAAAAGATCGTATTTGATGCGAACTATTTAGTTATGGGATTAGGGGATGTTTATCTTGGTGCACCTGTTGCAACACCGCTTGATCCAAGACACCGTCTTGTAACGACAAAATACAATCCAGCCCGTACATGGACACCTGAAAATGCCGTTGGTATCGGTGGAGCGTATATGTGTGTGTACGGTATGGAAGGTCCCGGCGGTTATCAGTTTGTAGGGCGTACTGTACAGATGTGGAATAGATACCGTCAGACACAAGATTTTACAGGGGGTAAACCTTGGCTGTTACGTTTCTTTGATCAGATCAAGTTCTATGAAGTAAGTGCAGATGAGTTGCATCAGATGCGTGAAGATTTCCCAAGAGGACGTTTTAACCTCAAAATTGAAGAGACAACGTTCAGCCTTAAAAAGTACAAAGAGTTCTTAGAAGAAAACGATGACTCGATCCAAACATTTAAAACGACACAGCAGGATGCTTTTGAAGAGGAGCGTCAGATGTGGGAACGTACAGGTCTGGCTAATTTTACAACTGAGAGTGCAGATGTTGAGAAGCAGACTATGGAGCATATTGAGATCGCAGAAAATGCTGAAGCGGTTGAATCTCCTATTCAGGGAAGTTTGTGGAAAGTGATGTGTAAACTCGGTGATGTGGTAGAGGAGGGTGAAGTGCTCGCTATTGCAGAATCGATGAAGATGGAAGTCGATATTGAAGCGCCTGAACACGGAAAAATTACACAGGTTCTTTGCCATGAAGGTGAAAATATCAAAGCAGGAAAAATGCTTTTTGTGATTGAACCGCTTTAG
- a CDS encoding helix-hairpin-helix domain-containing protein gives MQNLINLLSKKTNLQKEYVSNILKLLEEGSTIPFIARYRKEMTGGADDEVLREFETIYNGVKNLLERKAEISRLISERAVLSDELQKSIEDAQSLRELEDIYRPYKEKKNSRAATAIANGLTPLANTLQKAKLTTEALKVEAKKFINAKVKNVDEALQGAQDILAERYAENPKEREYIRNTMLRHGVLEVKKTKTLDENGVYKNFVGSSEKIAYIPSHRYLAIMRGVNEKELSAKIGIDIERIEENIRHYKIPKYASSSKEYLEKAYTDGLKRLLLPSIEREVHSELKEKADLAAIGVFGKNLGQLLMTPPVSKKVLLGVDPAYRTGCKLAVIDENGNYLESAVIYPTEPQNDYEASKHKVLELHKKYTIDGVAIGNGTASRETQEFFAKLNAQEGVKLIYTVVSEAGASVYSASKIAAQEYPDLDVTIRGAISIAQRLRDPMAALVKIDPKSLGIGQYQHDVNQKLLEKKLGDVTEDLVNRVGVDINSASLSLLSHIAGITPKLAQNIISYRDENGNFTSKEQLLNVKGLGKKAYEQAAGFIRIKDGKTVFDNSGIHPESYGVAKRLEGIDLKTADVTMLSKELGVGEDTLKDIIKELLKPGFDPREELPAIPFKEGLRDIKMLKVGSFVSGVVRNIADFGAFVDIGLKNDGMIHISKMSEKRIKHPLEVLSLNQYLPKIEVVSVDNEKGKIGLSLV, from the coding sequence ATGCAAAATCTTATTAATCTACTTAGTAAAAAAACAAATCTACAAAAAGAATATGTATCAAATATTTTAAAACTTCTTGAGGAAGGCTCTACTATCCCTTTTATCGCACGTTATCGTAAAGAGATGACTGGGGGAGCTGATGATGAAGTGCTTCGTGAGTTTGAAACAATATACAACGGAGTTAAAAATCTTCTGGAGAGAAAAGCTGAGATCTCACGTCTTATATCTGAGAGAGCAGTGCTGAGCGATGAGTTACAAAAAAGTATAGAAGATGCACAAAGTTTACGGGAACTAGAAGATATCTACCGCCCTTACAAAGAGAAGAAAAATTCCCGTGCGGCAACCGCGATCGCAAACGGACTCACACCTCTGGCAAATACACTTCAAAAAGCTAAACTCACAACAGAAGCCTTAAAAGTTGAAGCCAAAAAATTCATAAATGCAAAAGTAAAAAATGTTGATGAAGCTTTGCAAGGTGCGCAAGATATTTTGGCAGAACGCTACGCTGAAAACCCTAAAGAGAGGGAATACATAAGAAATACAATGCTTCGTCACGGAGTTTTAGAGGTTAAAAAAACAAAAACTCTTGATGAAAACGGTGTATATAAAAACTTTGTAGGCAGCAGCGAAAAAATTGCATATATCCCATCACACAGATATTTGGCGATAATGAGAGGAGTTAACGAAAAAGAGCTCTCAGCAAAAATCGGTATAGATATAGAAAGAATAGAAGAGAACATTAGACACTACAAAATTCCAAAATATGCCTCAAGCTCTAAAGAGTACTTAGAAAAGGCCTATACAGATGGACTCAAAAGACTTTTATTACCATCTATTGAGCGAGAGGTACACAGCGAACTAAAAGAGAAAGCCGATCTCGCAGCAATCGGGGTGTTTGGCAAAAATCTCGGTCAGCTTCTTATGACACCTCCTGTAAGTAAAAAAGTTCTTTTAGGGGTTGATCCTGCATATCGTACAGGGTGTAAACTAGCAGTCATTGATGAAAACGGAAACTATCTTGAGTCAGCTGTTATATACCCAACCGAACCGCAAAACGACTATGAAGCCTCAAAACATAAAGTACTGGAACTTCATAAAAAGTACACTATAGACGGTGTAGCTATCGGTAACGGTACAGCTTCAAGAGAGACTCAGGAGTTCTTCGCAAAACTCAACGCACAAGAGGGTGTAAAGCTTATCTATACAGTTGTTTCAGAAGCTGGTGCTTCGGTTTACTCTGCTTCAAAGATCGCAGCGCAGGAGTATCCTGATCTTGATGTAACGATTCGCGGCGCGATCTCCATTGCACAACGTCTGCGTGATCCTATGGCGGCACTTGTAAAGATTGATCCGAAATCTTTGGGAATAGGGCAGTATCAACACGACGTAAATCAAAAGCTTCTAGAGAAAAAACTGGGTGATGTTACAGAGGATCTGGTTAACCGCGTGGGTGTTGACATTAACTCTGCTTCACTCTCTTTACTCTCACATATAGCGGGCATAACTCCAAAATTAGCTCAGAACATCATTAGTTACAGAGATGAGAATGGCAACTTTACCTCTAAAGAACAGCTTTTAAATGTAAAAGGCTTAGGGAAAAAAGCTTATGAGCAAGCCGCAGGGTTTATCCGCATAAAAGATGGAAAAACTGTTTTTGACAACAGTGGGATCCACCCTGAGAGTTACGGTGTTGCCAAAAGATTAGAGGGGATTGATCTTAAAACTGCAGATGTAACAATGCTATCTAAAGAACTTGGTGTTGGGGAAGATACTCTAAAAGATATCATCAAAGAGTTGTTAAAACCTGGATTTGATCCAAGGGAAGAGTTACCGGCTATCCCGTTTAAAGAGGGGCTGCGTGACATTAAAATGTTAAAAGTAGGCAGTTTTGTCTCAGGTGTAGTGCGAAACATTGCCGATTTTGGAGCATTTGTAGATATAGGACTTAAAAACGACGGGATGATACATATCTCAAAGATGAGTGAAAAAAGGATCAAACATCCGCTTGAAGTGCTCTCACTCAATCAATATCTGCCAAAAATTGAAGTAGTAAGTGTCGATAACGAAAAAGGGAAGATTGGACTGAGTCTAGTCTAG